The Nitrospira sp. sequence AAGGTCGGTTGGCTGACAACGGACGGATCCATGAGCTGATCGGTCAACTCCTGAAACCGTGACGCGAGGCTCTCCCATTTCTTGAGTAACACCGCTTCCATCGTTCCTACCTTTAATCTTACACGGTCACATCGAGGGAATAAAAAAAGAGACCCTGCTTCGCTCACGAAGCAGGGTCTCTTTCATACCGGGTGCTGCGCTACTTGCCCGTCTTCGCGTACTTCTTTTTGAACCGCTCAACGCGTCCTTCAGTATCCACGATCTTTTGCGTACCCGTGAAGAACGGGTGGCAATTGGAACAGATATCAACGCTGACGTCACCGATGGTAGTACGCGTCTTGAACGAGTTTCCACAGGCGCAGTGGACGGTCGCCTCACGATAGACCGGATGAATACCCTTCTGCATGACTTACGACTCCTTACCGAAAAATTTCAAACGCGAGTGCCCCATTCCTAAAAGGACAATACTTTATCTGAAGGAAGCCCAAGAAACAAGCACCGCCTATCGGTTCATCGATTGGAGAAACTCTTGATTGCTCTTGGAGCCACTAATCTTATCCATCAAGAATTCCATCGCTTCCATCGTGCCCAATGGGCTGAGCACTTTGCGCAGAATCCACATTTTATTGAGCCGATCCTTGTCCACCAACAATTCTTCCTTTCTCGTCCCGGACTGACTGATATCGATTGCGGGGAAGAGACGCTTGTCGGCCAGACGGCGATCCAAGTGAACTTCCATATTCCCGGTTCCCTTGAACTCTTCAAAGATAACGTCATCCATACGGCTGCCTGTATCCACAAGCGCGGTCGCCATGATGGTCAGGCTGCCGCCGTTCTCAATGTTGCGAGCCGCTCCGAAGAAGCGCTTCGGCCGTTGTAGCGCGTTGGAATCTAGACCGCCGGAGAGCACCTTCCCGCTGGGCGGCGCTATGGTGTTATAGGCACGAGCAAGGCGCGTGATGCTGTCCAGGAGAATGACGACGTCCTTCTTGTGTTCAACAAGACGCTTTGCCTTCTCCAACACCATTTCAGCAACTTGGGCATGCCGCTGAGCCGGTTCATCAAAGGTGGAACTGATGACTTCCGCCTTTACCTGTCGTTGCCAGTCGGTGACTTCCTCCGGTCGTTCGTCAATTAGCAAAACAATAAGAGTCACTTCCTTGTGATTCTTGAGGATCGCTCGGGCAATCGCCTGCAGCAGCATCGTCTTCCCGGTCCGGGGGGCCGCCACAATCAACCCCCGTTGGCCTTTACCGATCGGAGTGGTCAAATCCATCACGCGGGTACAATATTCCTCGCGGTCGAATTCCAGATTGAGTCGCTCTTCGGGATACAAGGGGGTGAGGTTATCGAATAGAATCTTATCCCGCGCGACTTCAGGGTCTTCGTAGTTGACCTTCTCGACCTTGAGCAGGGCGAAATATCGCTCGCTTTCTTTCGGGGGACGGATTTGGCCCGACACAATGTCGCCTGTGCGAAGGTTGAACCGGCGTATCTGTGACGGCGAGATGTAAATGTCGTCGGGACCCGGCAGATAATTGGAGTCCGGTGCGCGGAGAAAACCAAATCCATCGGGAAGAGTCTCCAGCACCCCTTCTCCGAAGACCACCCCATTTTTTTCGGTCTGAGCTTGGAGGATCGCAAAGATCAACTCCTGCTTTCTCAGATTGGCGGCTCCTTCGATTTTCAGTTCCCGAGCCACATCGTTCAGGTCGGCAATGGATTTCTGTTTTAACTCTGCAAGATGCATTACTTCCCCCCTAGCTACTGACATACAACTCCTCTCCATCCTTGGCTCGGATACCGTCTAGAAGAATTCGCCCAAGCTGATTGGCCATGCAAAGCGCGTTTTGGTCTCGGCGATGAGCTTAATTAAGTTTTGGTTTGTCGGGTTGGAAGAACTCGTGGAAGTTCGTTGTCTATTTTTCTTCTCAGGAAACTATGGCTGCCCAAACAAAGTCTGCTGGTCGGCTTGCTGATGACTACACTCACACTGCTGCTAGGTTTGATTCGAGATAGGTTCCGGAATTGAATTCTAAATGGGAGAGAATCAGCTCGCTCTAGATCCTTTGGCAATGATACCCACGCACCAATCGGTTGTCAACTAGCATTTGGATTTTTGTTTCCTGCAAGAATTTTCCCGTCGCAGCCAATCGACATTATCATATTCTCGACTTGTTCACAGAATGTAAAGTATGTTACACAGACAAGACGATTACCATATGGCACGGGACGAAAACGAAACCAGCCCAGATCGGGTCTTCTCCCTCTTCGAGGCGAATCAGTTAATCCCTCAGCTCCAGGCGCACCTGTCGACCGTCCAAGAAAGTAAGGCCGTGCTTCTGCGAACCCGTGAGGAAGTGAGCAAAGCCTCGGCCAAGGCTTGTTTTGGAGGGGGGACACCCGCCGGAGTCCCGTATGTGAAAAGCCTCCAGGACATCAGCACCAACCTCCACGCTATCCATGAGTTGGGAGTCGTTGTGAAGGACATCGACCTAGGGTTGTGCGACTTTCCGCATATCCGCAACGGCCGAATCGTCTACTTGTGCTGGAAACTCGGCGAAAAGGAAATCCGTTGGTGGCACGAAGTTACAACCGGATACAACGATCGTTGTCCCATTGAAGAAGAACCTACCTAGTCCGATCCCTCGGCCCGATAGAACAGGGACAAACCTGATCAGCAAACCAGTGATATGAAGTTCGTCATCATCGGTTACGATAGCCCAGAGGGAGAAGCCAAGCGGAAGGTGCATCGTCCTGCTCATTTGGCCAACCTCGAACCGCTGGATAAGGAAGGGCGAGTGGTTTTGGCCGGCCCCCTGACGGATAAAACCGGAAGCTTGCTGGTATTGGAGTTCGAGACTCAGGCGGAGGCCGAAGAGTTCGCCCGCAATGACCCATATACGGTTCAAGGTGTCTTCGAAAGACTTGAAATTCACCCATTTATGCAGGTTTTTCCCAAACAAGCCTGACGCTCCCCTCGTGCGCTGTACAAGACTTGCCCTTCACTTTAGAAGCATTGTCTGACCTGAACCCGAGCGGTATAGTTGTGGCATGACTTTTCGCCACATGTCGGGTGTGATTTCAATCATCACTGTCTCAGTACTCGCTCTGTATCAATACACGAATGCTTCGGAAACCACCATCGTGGCTGAAGGACACTATGTGATGGGAGATGGTGACACGCTGGCCCTAGCTGAGGAACGAGTGCTCCAGCGAGCCCAACGTAGAGCGGTTGAAGAAGCAGGATTATACATTGAGTCAACCTTTCACGACCTAGAAAGAATCGAGGCCGGCACGAATTTCCAATCAAGTTCATTGGAGGTTCGCACTATTGCTGCCGCAATAACAAAAACCGAAATTCTGGAGTCACGCCGCTCTTTCGTAAATGACCGGCCTAGTTTCTATACTCGTATTCGCGCGGTCGTCGACCTCGATAACCTTCAAGCAGCAGTTCAGCGATGGCAGTCCGAACAGCGTTTGGCCGAACACTTTCGTCGTCTTCAGAAAGAGAATACCGAACTCAAAGCGCAGCTCGATGAGCTGAGGACCTCTCCTATTAGAGCGCGGACTCTTATTATCGAGCCCCTTGGCCGCACTAATAAGGCCCGTGAACAGGCTCGAACCTTGGTCGAGAAAGCAATTCTCGCTCAGCTTCTTCCCCAGAAGCTTGACTTGACCTCGCAGGCGGCTGCCTTGGACCCTCAATCCGTCGAACCTTTGATCGTACGCGGCCAAACATACTTGCGGCTCGCTTCCGCTGCATATTCCAATAGATCTAGGCCAAGCGAATATTCGGAATATGTCGATAATGCCCGGATGGATTTCGATCGTGCACTGCTCATGGATCCGAGAAATACCTGGGCTCTTCTTGGTCATGGCGACGTCAACACGTGGCTCAATCGTCCCGAGGAAGCCGCGCACTCGTTCGAGCAGGCCCTCGCGTTGGATCCCTTCTTTGACCTGGCACGTCACCGGCTCATTGATTTGTACACCGCCGAGGCCCGAAAATTGGTCGCTCTCAAACAGTGGTCCGCTGCTCTAACAGTCTTGCACAAGTGCTTACCGCCTCGAATTCCTGACAGTTGGATTCCCCACCAGAAAGAGGCGTATTTTCTCAGGAGCACGGTCTATAGGAAGTTGGAAAAACCGATCCAGGCAATCGACGACCTCAGCGCGATCCTACGAGCCGATCCCACCGATTTTCATATCTTGCTCGCAAGAGCAAAGCTTTATCAGGAAGGACTTGAAGGGCGCTCCGCAAAAGACGATTACGAGCGAGCTTGTATGCTCGGATCAACGGAGGCCTGCGAACAGCTCCCATAGCGACTTTTCTTCGCTTGGGGGTTCCTTGGGGTCACTGCGCAAGCCCTTGTTCCGGACCGGTCGTAGAACCCTCATTTGACAATACAAAAGAGTGCTACCTATAATGCGGCGGGCATTGTGCGCGACGGTCTGTGCTCCTTAACCTGCTTGGGACAAAGGGCCTAATTTGTCTAGCCGATAGTGGCCCGAAAGCTCGTTTCCGTGGGCCTTCTGCGATGTTGCGGAATGATTGAGAAACAGCTTAGAGTGTTTAGAGAATCAAGTGGCTGAAAAAACACCATTTCTTCCATCAACCCAATATTTTCCCGGAGTGTAGGTTGTGATGAGTGATTATCGTGTGCTCCCAGGACCAGAACACTTTCTTCCACCAGCCGCTGCCAGCATGGGGATTCGACTACCGAATCCAGGAGAAGCCCACATCAACGGTGTGATCACCTCGGAAGATCAAGCCTATGAAGAAGCAGCGCGTCAGTTCTTAATGGCGAAAGTCCCGACAATCTTCCCCGGGCCCTTGGTGCTGTGGGCATGGAACGAAAAGGCTGCAAAGAAAGCGACGGCCATTCGACATCTTTTTAACACGCTCAAGGAATGCGTTCAGCCGAGCCAAAAGCCGATGTTGATTCCAATGCCGGACTACCGCCCCAAGTATCCAAAGATCAACCCAGAAGTCGAGATCAACCCGAATCATCCCAATTTGACGATCTGGCACAACAAGATCGACTGCTGCATATTTATCGGCGTCCATTGTCACCAGGCTAATCTGTCGCTAAAAATCATTCGCGGTGGAACATCCTGTTATACTATCGCTATGTGTGCGCAGGCCGGCCATGAGGATGCCATGCTTTCATTCCGCGATGCATCCGTCGACAAGATCATGCGATTGGCCGATACCGTAAAGCGATTGAAAGGGACCGTCCAGCCACGTTTGTCAGCCAAAAACGGGGCTTCGAATTAACGATTTGAGACCCACGAGCGTGTGAAAGGAGGCCGAGTCCATGGCAGAAACAAAATCAGTCATTGGAACGAAGAATAAAAAAGGGCAGACCTATACAGATACCTGGAAAATGATGAATGAGGCTCCGCGCACGCCTTCATTCTTCACGGGCAGCGAAGTCATCAAGGAAGCTCTGCGTCGGGCAAGTTGCGATGTCATGATCGCGTATCCGATCACACCACAGAGTGAAGCCGCCGCATTGATCGGCGAATTATTTGCGGAAGGCTATATCGGAGACTATTTCCGAGGCGAGAGCGAATTTGCCGTCATGTCGCAATGTGCAGGGTCCGCGTTTGGCGGAGCTCGTGTGTTCACGACAACAGCAGGACCGGGCACCATGCGCGCCATGGAAAACTTTCCAATGTGGGCTGGGTCGAGGTTGCCAATCCAAATGATCGTAACCTGCCGGGGTATCAACTCCCCCTTGTCGATACAACCGGACACTCTTGAGATTGCCTATTTGCTGAATACCGGCATGCTGGTGTGGCACGCAGAAACTGCTCAAGATTTCTTCGATTGGATTCTGAAGGGGTACATGGTTTCTGAAGAGCCGGATGTGCACCTCCCGCTCGCACTCTGCTGCGATGGATTCTTTGTTACACACACAAAAGATGTCGTGAATCTCACTCCTGCGGACATGTGCCTCCCGCCATATGATCCCTACCGATCCCCCGTACCGTGTATGGATATGGAATGTCCGCCTGTTCGCATGATGCGCGATCCATTTGTCATGAAGAGTAACTATATCAGCTATGCAACCCATGCCAGTTGGCAGCAAGAGATTTGGGCTGCTGTCGAACGCTCGCGAAAACATTCGATCCATTGGCTGAATGGTCTGATCGACACGGAAAATACAGACGCAGATGTTGTGATCGTAGCTTCAGGCACTGCTGTTTCTCAGGGTCGAGAAGCGATCCGGTTGTTGGAGGACGAAGGCGTGCGATGTGGTCTAGTGAAGGTGAAAACATTACGCCCCTGGCCGGAAGAAGAAATTCGAGAGGCTACCAAGAACGCGAAACACATTTTTGTGCCAGAGTTCAACGTGACCGGTTGGCTCGCCAAGGAAATCCGGGCGACGATCCCAAATCCTCATCGTGTTCATGCCGGTCCGCATGTCTGCGGCGGCATGACTATGCCACCCGAGATTATCGTATCGGAGATCAAGACAGCCCTCGGGATGAAGACCTTCTCCCTGGCTGGTCGTGGAAGCTGAGTTGCACTGACTTCGAACCTGTTCGCTCTAGATGAGCGTACCTGAGGAGGCCATAATGAGCAAAGAACGTATCCAAATTTCCGAAGCCCTGTACGACATCATGCCGTCGGACTACCAAGACCTTGTGAAAAGTGCGACCTACGGCAAGGAAGATCGGGGTTGGAAAGACATCGGGACATCCAAGGAATTGATTGAGCAGCACTCACTGTGTGCCGGCTGCCCTGAATCGATGGCCTTCCGTTACATCTTGGCCTCTCTCCCGAATCCAGAGGATACCGTCATGGTCGGTTCCACCGGCTGTACGAGCTTAGTATTTCCAATGGTCGCCGTTCATAACATCCACTCGTTGTTCGGGAACCAGAACGCAATCGCATCAGGTCTCAAGCGTGCCCTCAGTGTCCGGTTCCCCGATCGCGTGAAGGACGTCGTCGTCCTCGCTGGCGATGGCGCCACTGTCGACATCGGATTGGATATGACGCTGCAAGCGTGGTTCCGCCAAGAGAAATTCACGACAATTTGCTTCGACAATGAGCTCTACGCCAACACCGGCGGCCAGGAGAGCGGGCTCATGCAAAAAGGCTTTGTCGCCAAGATGGCACCGGTCGGGAAGTTGTTCGATAAGGTGCGGTTGCCTGAGATCGCTCGCGAGTCCGGTTGTCACTATGTTGTGAACTGCACGGTCAGCAAGCCGTCGCTGGTTGAAAAGGTCATCCGCAACGCGGTCCATATCGCCCGCGAAATCGGCCCCACTTATCTCCAGCTCTACACGCCATGCATTCTCGAAATCGGCAAGAACAGCATGGAAGGGTTGCAAGAAATGCGTGACTCTGAAAAGCCGACGGAGCGTTTCGCGTATAAGGAATACGTCAGCGAACCGGCAAAGCAACTCTTGGCTGAACTGGCCGCAAAGGACAAAGAGCGGAAAGCAGCGGCTAAACAATTGGCCGCACAAGCACAAGCGAATTAGACCGGAGGCCATTCATGATCAAGAAACGACTCAATATCCGGATGTCTGGCTTGGGCGGGCAGGGCGCCGTCACCGCCGCTCATGTCATGGCTATGGCTGCCAATCGGGATGGGAAATTCTCCATCTCAAACCCCTTCTTCGGCGCCGAGAAACGCATGGCACCGGCAGAAAGCTATTGCCGTATCGGCATCGAACGGATCTATGATCGCGGCGAACTCGTATTCCCGGATGTGATCGAAGTATTCCATCCTCAGGTCATTACGATGGGGAAAAGCTATACCATGCCGTTCTACTCAGGGATTAAGGAAGGCGGCGTCGTTATTATCAATTCCGGCCAACCTCTGTTGTCGGAAGAAGACGTCCAGCGCCTCGAAGACTTGAATGTGGCCGTCTTTTATATCGCGGGAACCGAGCTGGCAATCGAGACTGCGGGTACGGAATTGTCGACCAATATGACCATGATCGGTTCAGTTGCCGGCATTACCAATTGCGTATCGATGGAAGCTTTAGATGGAGCCCTCCAAGAAAGATTCGGCAAGAAGTTTGTCGCTTCCGGTGGAACCGCCTCACTGGACGAAGCGATCAAGAAGAAGTTCGCCAAGAAAGAAATGCTCCTGGCGAAAAATCTGGCGACCGTGAAGCGTGCTTACGAAATCGCCGGAGAATGGGCCGAGAAGAACAAGATCGAGCTGCGAGTCGGTAATCCGGCCGTCGCTGCGTAACAGAAGGAATCACGTTGCATGTATAATGTCGCGCAAGTCATTGATGAAAAATGCACGGCCAAGAAAGGCTGTCGGCTGTGCATCATGTACTGTCCAGAGGCCAACTGTTTAGATTTGAACACCAGCAAGATGGTAGCCGAAGTTATTATCGACCGCTGCAAAGGCTGCGAACTATGTGTCGTCGTCTGCAACGCCGCCAAGCACGAAGCCATCACAATGCAGGCTGTTAGCGCTACCGGACAGTTGATGTCGAAAAAGGGTGAATCCGCAGCCTTGGGGCAAGCCTACCAGGGCTAAACCGATTCGATTCGAATTGAAAGCCCCATAGCGTCAGCGCTATGGGGCTTTTTCTTGCTGATCAGTGAGGCACCTATGGAAAATGAAGACAACGTGATTGATGAGTTGCTCGGGGAAATTGCCGGCTTGGTCAACGAATATCCAAAGGCGATCGAGCGACGGGCAGCGGTCATCCAATCCACGGGCAAGGACCCGGAACTCGTCGAAAAACTCGTTAAAGCAGCCGACACCATGCGCGATAGCGGCAATCTCTATCTCACATGGGCCAAACATTATGCCGCACTGGCCAAAGGCAACACCGACGCTTTATCGGATGAAGACGAGACCGAAGATTTCGACGTCTAAAAAATCTCCCTATTGCACAAAAAGTTTTGCTAGAATATCACTTTCTTTCACTTGAAACTCTGTTCCCCGGTAGCTCAGTTGGTAGAGCAGCCGGCTGTTAACCGGCTGGTCGCAGGTTCGAGTCCTGCCCGGGGAGCCAATTTATCTTGTGTCGGATTGCCCTTCGTTGAGATTCCTCCCTGTAGCGGCTTTCTCTCCCCCTGCAATGTCGACAATCCGGCCGGCGATTCAGTGCTCGCTTCTTCATACCATATGGCCATCTCTTGTCGGAATCCAACCCTGCTCACAGCAAATCCTCATGACTTCACCGATAGCCGAAGCACAATTCCTCTATTAGAATGGTGGTGTGGTTCCGAAAACGATGCTTCTCATGGGGCGCATATGGTATGAGGAAAACCGGCAGCAAGGTCCACTCCCCATCGAAAAGCCTGGCGCACCATACTGCAGCGTATGATCAATCACACGATACTTGATATTGCCTCGTCCTTTCAGCCTCCGGCCCCCCTTCGGAACGCTCATCTCATGACCCTCGTCCCTCGCTACCTGCCGCGGGACACATCCTTGGCCAGATTGCCTCAAGAGTCGCGCTTCTTTTCCGTCGAACCGCATGCGCAACTCCAAGGATTCTGCCATTGGCAAGACAATCGCGAGACGTCTCCCACCGTGATCTTGGTCCATGGGCTTGAAGGCTGCAGCGATTCTCGCTACATGCGCGGCATCGCGGCAAAGGCCTATCGCTCGGGTTTCAACGTCGTTCGCATGAATCAACGAACTTGTGGCGGGACCGAACATCTCTCCTCAACTCTTTATAACAGCGGCTTGAGCGGAGATTACCGCGCGATCATCAGCGAATTGGTTCATCGAGACGGATTGGACGACATCTGGTTGGTCGGCTATTCCATGGGAGGGAATCTGGTGCTCAAGGCAGCCGGTGAGCTCGGCCAAGTCGAGCCGGCGCTCGCGGGAGTTGCAGCAGTATGCCCGAATATCGACCCGACCGTGTGTGCGCGCGCGTTGGAGGAATCGCGCAATTGGATCTACCATCGCCATTTTCTGACGAGGTTGAAATCACGCCTTCGGCGCAAAGCGGCGCTGTTGCCTGGGAAGTGGGATCTGTCGGCACTCGATCGGATCGCCACGATCAGTGAATTTGACGATCGTTACACCGCTGGAGACGGGGGATATCGGGACGGCGCCGATTACTATGATCGGGCGGGAGCACGCCATGTGCTCGAAAACATCACCGTTCCTACCCTCATCATTACGGCACAAGACGACCCCTTCATTCCCTACCCGATGTTCACTGTGCCGAAGATTCAACGGCATCCCAGAATTCGCATGATCGCTCCTCGCTACGGAGGTCATTGCGGATTTTTTCATCGAGGTCGGAACGGAGAGGATCCCTACTGGGCGGAGAATCGAATCGTAGACTTTTTAACGAGACGGATCTAACAAAGCCACGCCAGGGTCGCGGCCGAATCGGACTATGCCGCCTTGTCCAGTTTATGAGGCTTTGTCGATGAAACGAGCGGAACGCATTTTCGAATCCAACTCAGGATCAGCCACACGCTGTCGGCAACGATGGCCACAATGAAGACCCAGTTGTACATCACTCTTCCCGGCTTCCCGAGAAACGGCTCCAGGAGATAGAGCAACACACCATAGGCGATGCCGAGCGCCAGCAGCGTTGCGAACGGCAGAATCACTCCTTGAAATGGCGCGATCCATTTCCATTCCGCCGGCGGATCGACAGACAATTCACGTGCGCCCAGCCACGCAATCACTAATGATCCACCATAACCTGCGAACTGGACGAGGTCCGACGCCCGAAGCTTGCCCACCGAGGTTTCCCGGAACAACGGAATCTCGCTAAGAATGATCGTCAGGAGGGACGCCACACCCGTTGCCACGCCATACTCCATCATCCACCTGCGCGTTCTCATGACCTATCTCCAGTCCGGAGTCCTTCGTGCTGACACGCCGTCCCACATTCGGACAAAAGCTTAGCACGGGGGAATCTCTGCTGGAAAACAAACTGCTATTAATGAAATTGGACGACTTAGACGATCACGTTCTCGAGATGTGCTCGTACGTCTTCGAAATAGGTCTTGAAGGGGTCCGGCATGGGAAACGGCGTACGACCGCGCAGTTGAAAGATCGACCAGTTGATGACATAGGGAGGGAACAACCCGTCGGAATCCGTGAGATGATCCGCCTCGGTGGCAGGCCACATATTCAAGAGGTGTTTTACCAGCGCGCTGCGGCCATACGCACGCGTATTCTTGGGCGCTTCTTCCATCGCCAGA is a genomic window containing:
- the rpmE gene encoding 50S ribosomal protein L31, translated to MQKGIHPVYREATVHCACGNSFKTRTTIGDVSVDICSNCHPFFTGTQKIVDTEGRVERFKKKYAKTGK
- a CDS encoding pyruvate ferredoxin oxidoreductase, which gives rise to MYNVAQVIDEKCTAKKGCRLCIMYCPEANCLDLNTSKMVAEVIIDRCKGCELCVVVCNAAKHEAITMQAVSATGQLMSKKGESAALGQAYQG
- a CDS encoding ferredoxin oxidoreductase, whose amino-acid sequence is MSKERIQISEALYDIMPSDYQDLVKSATYGKEDRGWKDIGTSKELIEQHSLCAGCPESMAFRYILASLPNPEDTVMVGSTGCTSLVFPMVAVHNIHSLFGNQNAIASGLKRALSVRFPDRVKDVVVLAGDGATVDIGLDMTLQAWFRQEKFTTICFDNELYANTGGQESGLMQKGFVAKMAPVGKLFDKVRLPEIARESGCHYVVNCTVSKPSLVEKVIRNAVHIAREIGPTYLQLYTPCILEIGKNSMEGLQEMRDSEKPTERFAYKEYVSEPAKQLLAELAAKDKERKAAAKQLAAQAQAN
- a CDS encoding alpha/beta fold hydrolase, which encodes MTLVPRYLPRDTSLARLPQESRFFSVEPHAQLQGFCHWQDNRETSPTVILVHGLEGCSDSRYMRGIAAKAYRSGFNVVRMNQRTCGGTEHLSSTLYNSGLSGDYRAIISELVHRDGLDDIWLVGYSMGGNLVLKAAGELGQVEPALAGVAAVCPNIDPTVCARALEESRNWIYHRHFLTRLKSRLRRKAALLPGKWDLSALDRIATISEFDDRYTAGDGGYRDGADYYDRAGARHVLENITVPTLIITAQDDPFIPYPMFTVPKIQRHPRIRMIAPRYGGHCGFFHRGRNGEDPYWAENRIVDFLTRRI
- a CDS encoding DUF2203 domain-containing protein — encoded protein: MARDENETSPDRVFSLFEANQLIPQLQAHLSTVQESKAVLLRTREEVSKASAKACFGGGTPAGVPYVKSLQDISTNLHAIHELGVVVKDIDLGLCDFPHIRNGRIVYLCWKLGEKEIRWWHEVTTGYNDRCPIEEEPT
- the rho gene encoding transcription termination factor Rho — its product is MHLAELKQKSIADLNDVARELKIEGAANLRKQELIFAILQAQTEKNGVVFGEGVLETLPDGFGFLRAPDSNYLPGPDDIYISPSQIRRFNLRTGDIVSGQIRPPKESERYFALLKVEKVNYEDPEVARDKILFDNLTPLYPEERLNLEFDREEYCTRVMDLTTPIGKGQRGLIVAAPRTGKTMLLQAIARAILKNHKEVTLIVLLIDERPEEVTDWQRQVKAEVISSTFDEPAQRHAQVAEMVLEKAKRLVEHKKDVVILLDSITRLARAYNTIAPPSGKVLSGGLDSNALQRPKRFFGAARNIENGGSLTIMATALVDTGSRMDDVIFEEFKGTGNMEVHLDRRLADKRLFPAIDISQSGTRKEELLVDKDRLNKMWILRKVLSPLGTMEAMEFLMDKISGSKSNQEFLQSMNR
- a CDS encoding 2-oxoacid:acceptor oxidoreductase family protein, producing the protein MIKKRLNIRMSGLGGQGAVTAAHVMAMAANRDGKFSISNPFFGAEKRMAPAESYCRIGIERIYDRGELVFPDVIEVFHPQVITMGKSYTMPFYSGIKEGGVVIINSGQPLLSEEDVQRLEDLNVAVFYIAGTELAIETAGTELSTNMTMIGSVAGITNCVSMEALDGALQERFGKKFVASGGTASLDEAIKKKFAKKEMLLAKNLATVKRAYEIAGEWAEKNKIELRVGNPAVAA
- a CDS encoding carbon monoxide dehydrogenase, with the translated sequence MSDYRVLPGPEHFLPPAAASMGIRLPNPGEAHINGVITSEDQAYEEAARQFLMAKVPTIFPGPLVLWAWNEKAAKKATAIRHLFNTLKECVQPSQKPMLIPMPDYRPKYPKINPEVEINPNHPNLTIWHNKIDCCIFIGVHCHQANLSLKIIRGGTSCYTIAMCAQAGHEDAMLSFRDASVDKIMRLADTVKRLKGTVQPRLSAKNGASN
- a CDS encoding ferredoxin oxidoreductase: MAETKSVIGTKNKKGQTYTDTWKMMNEAPRTPSFFTGSEVIKEALRRASCDVMIAYPITPQSEAAALIGELFAEGYIGDYFRGESEFAVMSQCAGSAFGGARVFTTTAGPGTMRAMENFPMWAGSRLPIQMIVTCRGINSPLSIQPDTLEIAYLLNTGMLVWHAETAQDFFDWILKGYMVSEEPDVHLPLALCCDGFFVTHTKDVVNLTPADMCLPPYDPYRSPVPCMDMECPPVRMMRDPFVMKSNYISYATHASWQQEIWAAVERSRKHSIHWLNGLIDTENTDADVVIVASGTAVSQGREAIRLLEDEGVRCGLVKVKTLRPWPEEEIREATKNAKHIFVPEFNVTGWLAKEIRATIPNPHRVHAGPHVCGGMTMPPEIIVSEIKTALGMKTFSLAGRGS